ATTATGAAATCGCGATTACTTCAGATAAAGCCGTTCTCGCATAAATTtcctaaataattttacactaaaaaaataaaaaaataaaaaataaattaaaatccaaTAAAGCTCGTGTAAAGTATGCGAAGAATCTGCTCAAAGCAAAGCCAAGTAAATTCCTTTTGAAGTGCTTTGGAATGTGGTTGAGGTAGGATCACTTCCCCCCTCCATTCACACAGGTCAATGTCCGTGCGCTTAGTACCGGCGGTGGTGCAGTACGAACAGTAACATaaatctttgatatatttcgaaaacaaaataatttgtaacaattgaaaaatttctacaatttctgtaaatccaaatatatatgaaagttatatatatatattttttttttggtagaaaaaattacacatacgcgcaaaacatttttctaaaaaaaaccctaatattttagaattttttgaaGGTAACATTTAATGacttatatacacatatatctataaatttttatcctcAATGTAGAATAGTATGTACAGTTTTTAcagaaaagtataaatttgcaattaaaaaaatcaatattattaattttgataattttgttctttttagaTGGAGATGCTGTCAATGTTGAATTATTGATGATGTGTATTCAGAAGGCTGAACTTAGTCGATCTGAAATACAAATACTCACCAATCAACTCTTGAATAAGCAACAGGACAATCCGTTAGAGCATTCCGAATGGACAGAAGGTCGTGCTGATCCTGTTATCAAACTTAAAAAGCAATTAGCGGAGAAGGAAAAAGCGTTAGCTGACGAACATGAAGCGAGCGTGGCTTTCCAAAATAAATTGAAGGAATTGCGAGCTGAGCTTAATTCGGAGAGATCTAGGCTTTTATCGAACATTAAACAGCTGGAAGAATCGttgaataacaaaattacagaGACTCAAACCTTGCACACCAGAATGCAACATATTTTTGAAAGCCATGCCGCGGAGAAGCAAGGTTTCTCCAGACAGATTGAACAGCTGCAGACCAAAGTGAGCGAAGATTCCGCTATTATTCATAAGTTACAAGAGGATCAAGGACAGACTCAGGGTCATTTGCAGCAAGAGTTGATGGCACAGCGTAAGCAAATGGAAGTGCAGTTTGCTCAGATGCGTGAGAACGAAAACGCATTAAAGACTCAGCTAGCTCAGAAACACGTGGAGGTGCAGGAATTGCAAAACGAGCTGCAAGCGACTTGCGAGAGCAGTACTGCAGAGATAGAGATGTTACGTCAACAATTAGGTATAATGCAAGGTCAATTGATGCACTCGGAAGGACAATTGCAACATTTTAAGGAAACAAGCGATCGGCTACAGGACGTTGCCAGGCAACTAGAGGTAAGAACCGTTATCCATAGTTATGATTCAACAAACACTTATAAACTTGGTTATTTTCTATTGCATtgggtttttttttcataacataGGAATCTCATCGTACAAACGCAGACTTGGATCATAGATTGAAAAGCGCACATCGGCATGAGCAAGAATTGCAGAAACAAGCAAATTCACTACAAGCCGAGTTGAATCTAGTAAAAAGTGAAGCCAATGAAGCTCCTACTTTAAAAGTGGAACTTGGCAAGGCTCAAGctgaattgataaaattaaagtccGAGTTGTCAGTTTCAGTGAATGAGGCCAAATCGGAAGCGGCTGAAATAACAGTTTTGAAAACTGCGTTGAATAACAAGGAAGATGAACTGAAAAAATCTCAGGACAAACTCAACGCTGTACTGAACGATCTACAACAATCTAACGCGCAAGTCACGCGTATGGAAtccaaattaaattctatGCAGAAGGAAATGGAAGTGACAAAAATCGAATTTGAGCAAATGGAACGTAATTTTAAGGAGGCGAATAATAATGCATACACGTATCAAAACGAGGTTCAAAGAATACAAGAGACATTGGCAAGTGTACAAGCGGAATTGAATAATGCTCATGCTGAGATTAAAGAAGCCAATGGAACCACGAGCGAATTAAAAGCTTTACAAACTGAAATCAATAGACTACAGAACAACGAGAAAAAGGCGACAGACGCGCAGTTTCGAATTATGACACTACAGGAAGAAAATGATAGACTGCATATTGaggtattattttcatatctatttttcagtttttaaattttttttaatgtacatttttataaatgtataccagtatttcagattataaaacgttatatatatatataacgttttaTAATCTGAAAACtggtatacatttataaaaatatatatatatgtgtgtatatatatataacgttttaTAATCTGAAAACtggtatacatttataaaaatatatatatatatgtgtgtgtgtgtgtatatatatataacgttttaTAATCTGAAAACtggtatacatttataaaaatatatatatatatatatatatatatatatatatatatatgtgtgtgtgaagtTTTATTACCTGAAATagcaatctattttttaaaataatatatatatatatatatatatatatatatatatcttttgtatatatacagctTGCAGATATGACAGAGAAACAGAAGGAGCTTCAACAACAGCATGAGCAAGAAAAAatccttaaaaatatattagctgTTACTACTGAACCTCCACATATTAAttcgtatgtatatacattttttatttaatgtatatactttcttgacacttatatacatatgtatatgttctATTAAtgcagaatatatattaacaattttcaaaattcctacaaaattgtttcttgcacaattattatattttatccaaGTTAACTGAtctatgaaacatttttcaaaatatttagagaagaGAAAGCTTTACTGGAGTCATTAAAAACTGAGTTAACGCACAAGAAGGAAGAGCTCAATAAAGTGAATGAACGGAtacatttattagaaaatgatGCAAACAAACATCAACGTTCTATTAGCCAACTAGAAGAAGCTTTGGAGGTTCAAAAATCcaaaaataatgtaagttCTTTGTTTactgaatttataatattttttatatttttatttgagggactttatgttatatatttattttaaatattttctatatgtatacttttagtttgaatttgtaattgtaatttcCACATAATATgcgcgtacacacacacattctaTGTATATGCTTTCATTACTTTCTCAATTTCtgttataataacattaaaaacttatttatttatttattgtctttttcttaattttttattacaggaATTACGCACAAAGAACTGGAAAGTGATGGAAGCTCTTTCTGCTGCTGAATCGCGTGCCAAATCTaatgatgaaaagaaaattgaagtaagttttttttttttttttttttttttttgttatatcaattattttaattaatattatatttaaatgtcataaatttaattactacaATAGCTTATATCATGGTTAGggagtttaattatattttaataattttttcctaatCATTCCAACTGAATAGTAAATATTaactaatgtaaatattttcttatttactgataatagaataaaatcaaatttatttttatttttaataaaacaataaacaatatttcttaGGTAATAAATCTTTCTCTTGTAACAATATTACCTGTGTTTCTCTTCACTTAATCAGGAAACGACACAAAAAGTTAAAGAGGAGCAAGAAGAAGCAACTAAGGCCCTTCTACAGAGGATATTTCCAGAAATTAAAGTATCGGAGAAAACGCACGAGCAATGGCTTAAAGTTTTCGAAGATAAAGTAGGCGCTATTCTGAATGAATTAAAACAGAGAAATACAGATCAAGCAAAACCAGATTTggaaaagcaaaataaaaacctACAAAGCATggttttacattataaacagATTATTGAAGAAACGGTGGGTTCttctttacttaaaaaaatattacttaaaacaatgatacaatatatatatgtatgtatgtatgtatgtatgtatgtatgtatgtatgtatgtatgtatgtatgtatgtatgtatgtatgtatgtatgtatgtatgtatgtatgtatgtatgtatgtatgtatgtatatgtatatgtatatgtatatgtatatgtatatgtatatgtatatgtatatgtatatgtatatgtatatgtatatgtatatgtatatgtatatgtatatgtatatgtatatgtatatgtatatgtatatgtatatgtatatgtatatgtatatgtatatgtatatgtatatgtatatgtatatgtatatgtatatgtatatgtatatgtatatgtatatgtatacgtatatgtatacgtatatgtatacgtatatgtatacgtatatgtatacgtatacgtatacgtatacgtatatgtatatgtatacgtatatgtatatgtatatgtatatgtatatgtatacgtatatgtatatgtattatatgtatatgtatatgtattatatgtatatgtattatatgtatatgtatatgtattatatgtatatgtatatgtataaaactagtgtttattttaaattttactttttttgtaggAAGGTATGCTTAATAAACTACAGAGTCATATAGAATCCGAGGAAACAAGATGGCAGTCGCAACTTCAGCAGAAGGAAAATGAAGTGGCAAATCTTAGAGTAGAACTTAACAATTTGCAAgccaaaataatttcaagcgAAAAGGTAAAGGTTacagagatttttattttaaaggcaGAGATTTCTTAACTGATGtagcaatatatttcttctactattccattatttttatagatcaAGCAGAGGGTGAAAGAATTGGAAGATCATGTGGAACAGAATCGCACTGAGATATTACTTAAAACCGCGCAAAAACCTATTGGAGAATTAGATGGTCATGAACTGGCCACTTTAGAGCAATTACAAGAGgtaaaagataaattcatTACTGATGCTTTATTACATGTTCTGTTaatcgtataataattttatttattagaatacacatgtgtataatacaaaacactgataatatttgaatagaaatcagaaatgtaatttttgtaatactaTTTCAggatgtatttatcattattgtttCAGGAGAAGGCCCGATTATCACAGGAGCTGGAAGTAGAGTGCAGTAAAAGGGCGACATTAGATGCCGAAGTTACGAAATTACGTTCCCTTGTTGAAACTAGTGAAGCAAGTTTAGTATACGAGAAAAGTCTTGTCACGCAGCTTCAACAGGAAATGTCACAACTTAAGGTATTTTcgtttttagtattatataattttcttctaattatgtataacaataaataattcaaatgatatgagaaaaaaataagtgttgataaattatataaaaaataaaatttttgattatttgcaGAACGAAATTTGCGGTGGCTGTAGCAGTTCGGAGCAGTCTATGCTGAACGGTCCACCCACATCAGATTCTCTTCAATCCGAGGTTGGTATTTATTAGTAAGAGTTTATTTGACTCCTATTTATAGGGTGCCTTCTCTATCAGAAATATTATACAGCTTTTATaacaacatttataataacaaattttgttttctataaCAAAAGCGTAACGTATTGCACTATGCTGCAAAACGCCGACATGATACATTACTAATCACAACAAATCTAATGCCGATAATTACTAATAAACAGCCGCCTGATTGTAATTGTTCTGCAGTATGGAAGTTGTTAttgcaaaattgataaaattcttataacatTATGCatgataaattatgtcttaatatgtatgtatttttactcTTAATATGACTTGCATTGAAActgtgaaatatgaataacattttgaaaattttttcaattttttaaagacaatttttctcattctaTCTCGtagattttttatcaatcatatagaaaaaaataagaagttcgaacttattaagaatttattcttgtaattcctatgtaaaacttttattttatcaattttttaataacatctatatatcattatgaaaagaaaaggaatacCTTTTTCTAAGctaaatgtgtatatgtacataaaatatatataaatgtgtatgaaatagagataaaagatCTTTGTGATCTGTGAAATCATATGGCttttgaaactttaaaatcacatatatatttatattgaaaagtgAGGAAATGccatatcaataataatctagaatctaagaaatatatacttttgcaaCAGAGTTGTGTGTTACAGACACTCAGTTGCAAATTcgtttaaaacatattttgtgaATATCATATATTCACGCTggctaaaaaaaagtattgatGTAATTATCACTGGTTATATATTCTAAGccgcaatttttatattatatatatatctcaagcCATCTAATCGACACAGTGATTAATTTGCTTGATATTTctgagatatataatatgaaatatgttaTGTGcaggaataaatattattatttatataatacatattggATAAAGAcgatttgtattaatttaaaaaatatccataggtatattttaattgtgtatcTCTATTAGCAATTTGATTACTGTGTGCCAATTACAAGATTGTTGATAATTCATATGGAACggcaattttgcaaattttcatcggcatattgtatttattcttGTTACATTGCGAATAACGATTTGATAAATTGCCGTTTCCTTTAAATAgtcagataatataatataataatctggAATATACAGCCTCCTCTAGTGTCTGAAGCTCTGATAGCTGCATTAGAAAGTACTCTGCTCAAGAATACAGAGTTTGCAAACTGTTCCATAACCAAGCCTGTCAATTTGGTCAGTCAGTCTGAACAAGAAATTGAGAACAGCCCCTTTACTACAAAATACTCCTCCAAATCTTGTCATATGACAGATCACAACACACAGGCTAATTGGAACCCATTGATTGGCCAGCAACATAAAAAGCacaagaaaaagaggaaggtAAACTTCTAAGTTtgagacagaaaaaaaagtgttacTGGCTCGATTATTGTAATAGGTGCACTTCAGTTGACTATTGAAATgtgaaatacatttattaggGCTCAATATTACAAAGAATGTTAAGAAGTTTTGTCGCATGAAGCGTATCCAATGTTATCTTTACATTTCTTGACATTGTGAAAAtcttatgcattttatttcaatatttactaaattttttttgtactaaatctttcaattttttaaaagaaaaagaggaaaagtatatatatatttttgtattaagttatctgtattttatattacctcAAAATTGgtttatatattcttgcatgatgctatcttttatatacacatttaaatCAGAAGAGATATGAAGAATGAAGAACTTAACTATAAGCAATAATAAATGGAAGTATTGACATGTAAGAAACGttgaaaactatttattttgtgGTGATcgctttgtaaaatatatatataaattgtattatatatttcatatatatgtattcttacTTTTGATACATATTCTTTGTGATAATATTGAGTCCTTTGTATTATTCTCATTTCTTTGCtactataaaagtaatattatttcggTAGCTTATATCTtcaagcaatatttttttatgtagattgATTTTGTATAGtccaacatattattttattattgtggtTATTAGCAAGGAAGAACGAAACATGTATATTCAAGTAGCATgtgatttaaaaagtaattgtaaAACGATGTAGATCAAAATTTggttttataaactttattgcataactcaaaattcttttttttttttttttttttttttttttaaacgacgtattatgaaataatatatacactagTACATTAATGTCGTTTGTACAAAATGTgctagatttaaatttatgactttgttctaaaatatcattttttggTTATTCTTAGAAATAGATAGTATTTATCTTTTGCAGTCCACTAGATACACAATTACacaattgatttaataatgatataaattcgCCAAGATGCAatcgattaaataatgatataaattcgctaagatgtacataaaaattacaaaatctatagatattatacatttatagcatttttgacattttatatatcttttttaaaacttgtacattaatatacaaaatgtattacatatatatatattatatatatatatatatatatatatatatatatatatatatatatatatatataatatatgtatacttatatatatacaatgttagACAATGTTGAAACACGGACTTAGGAGCGTATGAGATAATCTccgatgaaaaaatatgatttttaattaagatatacatattataataatgactttgTAAATAAgtcaaatgtaaaattatttttgatcgTATATGGGggctattctttttttaaatctgataGTATAAAACAAATTGGAGTTTGTGATTTTAATAGTAGTCTTTG
Above is a genomic segment from Anoplolepis gracilipes chromosome 3, ASM4749672v1, whole genome shotgun sequence containing:
- the LOC140664008 gene encoding uncharacterized protein isoform X4, coding for MDIQTGLVYVGVVIISAGIIAFISMYGIREKSYEEAIAEQRKLPDDLLSSKKDRNKEKKHKNKAGKKAKEKKEEKDDKDDKDERPEHVQFEETPQILPPEPPVQRENLQQIIQTETVEKANKSPKDTPTKLKKNNKDIVKKKDENTNEKQDSNTHTNVFSNKEAMKEVKEQQKETPVKEVKEVIKEVAVQQLSNKEPKKTKRKNDILSQIDGDAVNVELLMMCIQKAELSRSEIQILTNQLLNKQQDNPLEHSEWTEGRADPVIKLKKQLAEKEKALADEHEASVAFQNKLKELRAELNSERSRLLSNIKQLEESLNNKITETQTLHTRMQHIFESHAAEKQGFSRQIEQLQTKVSEDSAIIHKLQEDQGQTQGHLQQELMAQRKQMEVQFAQMRENENALKTQLAQKHVEVQELQNELQATCESSTAEIEMLRQQLGIMQGQLMHSEGQLQHFKETSDRLQDVARQLEESHRTNADLDHRLKSAHRHEQELQKQANSLQAELNLVKSEANEAPTLKVELGKAQAELIKLKSELSVSVNEAKSEAAEITVLKTALNNKEDELKKSQDKLNAVLNDLQQSNAQVTRMESKLNSMQKEMEVTKIEFEQMERNFKEANNNAYTYQNEVQRIQETLASVQAELNNAHAEIKEANGTTSELKALQTEINRLQNNEKKATDAQFRIMTLQEENDRLHIELADMTEKQKELQQQHEQEKILKNILAVTTEPPHINSEEKALLESLKTELTHKKEELNKVNERIHLLENDANKHQRSISQLEEALEVQKSKNNELRTKNWKVMEALSAAESRAKSNDEKKIEETTQKVKEEQEEATKALLQRIFPEIKVSEKTHEQWLKVFEDKVGAILNELKQRNTDQAKPDLEKQNKNLQSMVLHYKQIIEETEGMLNKLQSHIESEETRWQSQLQQKENEVANLRVELNNLQAKIISSEKIKQRVKELEDHVEQNRTEILLKTAQKPIGELDGHELATLEQLQEEKARLSQELEVECSKRATLDAEVTKLRSLVETSEASLVYEKSLVTQLQQEMSQLKNEICGGCSSSEQSMLNGPPTSDSLQSEPPLVSEALIAALESTLLKNTEFANCSITKPVNLVSQSEQEIENSPFTTKYSSKSCHMTDHNTQANWNPLIGQQHKKHKKKRKSTKKTMAKRRRFAGWFRKKITSKNKLR
- the LOC140664008 gene encoding uncharacterized protein isoform X2: MDIQTGLVYVGVVIISAGIIAFISMYGIREKSYEEAIAEQRKLPDDLLSSKKDRNKEKKHKNKAGKKAKEKKEEKDDKDDKDERPEHVQFEETPQILPPEPPESNKSNKKKGKLEKIKPILINKDEPLVIVTELNPSQPPLAEANHFDLIHPKDDLELVRSQSRENLQQIIQTETVEKANKSPKDTPTKLKKNNKDIVKKKDENTNEKQDSNTHTNVFSNKEAMKEVKEQQKETPVKEVKEVIKEVAVQQLSNKEPKKTKRKNDILSQIDGDAVNVELLMMCIQKAELSRSEIQILTNQLLNKQQDNPLEHSEWTEGRADPVIKLKKQLAEKEKALADEHEASVAFQNKLKELRAELNSERSRLLSNIKQLEESLNNKITETQTLHTRMQHIFESHAAEKQGFSRQIEQLQTKVSEDSAIIHKLQEDQGQTQGHLQQELMAQRKQMEVQFAQMRENENALKTQLAQKHVEVQELQNELQATCESSTAEIEMLRQQLGIMQGQLMHSEGQLQHFKETSDRLQDVARQLEESHRTNADLDHRLKSAHRHEQELQKQANSLQAELNLVKSEANEAPTLKVELGKAQAELIKLKSELSVSVNEAKSEAAEITVLKTALNNKEDELKKSQDKLNAVLNDLQQSNAQVTRMESKLNSMQKEMEVTKIEFEQMERNFKEANNNAYTYQNEVQRIQETLASVQAELNNAHAEIKEANGTTSELKALQTEINRLQNNEKKATDAQFRIMTLQEENDRLHIELADMTEKQKELQQQHEQEKILKNILAVTTEPPHINSEEKALLESLKTELTHKKEELNKVNERIHLLENDANKHQRSISQLEEALEVQKSKNNELRTKNWKVMEALSAAESRAKSNDEKKIEETTQKVKEEQEEATKALLQRIFPEIKVSEKTHEQWLKVFEDKVGAILNELKQRNTDQAKPDLEKQNKNLQSMVLHYKQIIEETEGMLNKLQSHIESEETRWQSQLQQKENEVANLRVELNNLQAKIISSEKIKQRVKELEDHVEQNRTEILLKTAQKPIGELDGHELATLEQLQEEKARLSQELEVECSKRATLDAEVTKLRSLVETSEASLVYEKSLVTQLQQEMSQLKNEICGGCSSSEQSMLNGPPTSDSLQSEPPLVSEALIAALESTLLKNTEFANCSITKPVNLVSQSEQEIENSPFTTKYSSKSCHMTDHNTQANWNPLIGQQHKKHKKKRKSTKKTMAKRRRFAGWFRKKITSKNKLR
- the LOC140664008 gene encoding uncharacterized protein isoform X1 is translated as MDIQTGLVYVGVVIISAGIIAFISMYGIREKSYEEAIAEQRKLPDDLLSSKKDRNKEKKHKNKAGKKAKEKKEEKDDKDDKDERPEHVQFEETPQILPPEPPVQESNKSNKKKGKLEKIKPILINKDEPLVIVTELNPSQPPLAEANHFDLIHPKDDLELVRSQSRENLQQIIQTETVEKANKSPKDTPTKLKKNNKDIVKKKDENTNEKQDSNTHTNVFSNKEAMKEVKEQQKETPVKEVKEVIKEVAVQQLSNKEPKKTKRKNDILSQIDGDAVNVELLMMCIQKAELSRSEIQILTNQLLNKQQDNPLEHSEWTEGRADPVIKLKKQLAEKEKALADEHEASVAFQNKLKELRAELNSERSRLLSNIKQLEESLNNKITETQTLHTRMQHIFESHAAEKQGFSRQIEQLQTKVSEDSAIIHKLQEDQGQTQGHLQQELMAQRKQMEVQFAQMRENENALKTQLAQKHVEVQELQNELQATCESSTAEIEMLRQQLGIMQGQLMHSEGQLQHFKETSDRLQDVARQLEESHRTNADLDHRLKSAHRHEQELQKQANSLQAELNLVKSEANEAPTLKVELGKAQAELIKLKSELSVSVNEAKSEAAEITVLKTALNNKEDELKKSQDKLNAVLNDLQQSNAQVTRMESKLNSMQKEMEVTKIEFEQMERNFKEANNNAYTYQNEVQRIQETLASVQAELNNAHAEIKEANGTTSELKALQTEINRLQNNEKKATDAQFRIMTLQEENDRLHIELADMTEKQKELQQQHEQEKILKNILAVTTEPPHINSEEKALLESLKTELTHKKEELNKVNERIHLLENDANKHQRSISQLEEALEVQKSKNNELRTKNWKVMEALSAAESRAKSNDEKKIEETTQKVKEEQEEATKALLQRIFPEIKVSEKTHEQWLKVFEDKVGAILNELKQRNTDQAKPDLEKQNKNLQSMVLHYKQIIEETEGMLNKLQSHIESEETRWQSQLQQKENEVANLRVELNNLQAKIISSEKIKQRVKELEDHVEQNRTEILLKTAQKPIGELDGHELATLEQLQEEKARLSQELEVECSKRATLDAEVTKLRSLVETSEASLVYEKSLVTQLQQEMSQLKNEICGGCSSSEQSMLNGPPTSDSLQSEPPLVSEALIAALESTLLKNTEFANCSITKPVNLVSQSEQEIENSPFTTKYSSKSCHMTDHNTQANWNPLIGQQHKKHKKKRKSTKKTMAKRRRFAGWFRKKITSKNKLR
- the LOC140664008 gene encoding uncharacterized protein isoform X5 encodes the protein MDIQTGLVYVGVVIISAGIIAFISMYGIREKSYEEAIAEQRKLPDDLLSSKKDRNKEKKHKNKAGKKAKEKKEEKDDKDDKDERPEHVQFEETPQILPPEPPVQESNKSNKKKGKLEKIKPILINKDEPLVIVTELNPSQPPLAEANHFDLIHPKDDLELVRSQSRENLQQIIQTETVEKANKSPKDTPTKLKKNNKDIVKKKDENTNEKQDSNTHTNVFSNKEAMKEVKEQQKETPVKEVKEVIKEVAVQQLSNKEPKKTKRKNDILSQIDGDAVNVELLMMCIQKAELSRSEIQILTNQLLNKQQDNPLEHSEWTEGRADPVIKLKKQLAEKEKALADEHEASVAFQNKLKELRAELNSERSRLLSNIKQLEESLNNKITETQTLHTRMQHIFESHAAEKQGFSRQIEQLQTKVSEDSAIIHKLQEDQGQTQGHLQQELMAQRKQMEVQFAQMRENENALKTQLAQKHVEVQELQNELQATCESSTAEIEMLRQQLGIMQGQLMHSEGQLQHFKETSDRLQDVARQLEESHRTNADLDHRLKSAHRHEQELQKQANSLQAELNLVKSEANEAPTLKVELGKAQAELIKLKSELSVSVNEAKSEAAEITVLKTALNNKEDELKKSQDKLNAVLNDLQQSNAQVTRMESKLNSMQKEMEVTKIEFEQMERNFKEANNNAYTYQNEVQRIQETLASVQAELNNAHAEIKEANGTTSELKALQTEINRLQNNEKKATDAQFRIMTLQEENDRLHIELADMTEKQKELQQQHEQEKILKNILAVTTEPPHINSEEKALLESLKTELTHKKEELNKVNERIHLLENDANKHQRSISQLEEALEVQKSKNNELRTKNWKVMEALSAAESRAKSNDEKKIEETTQKVKEEQEEATKALLQRIFPEIKVSEKTHEQWLKVFEDKVGAILNELKQRNTDQAKPDLEKQNKNLQSMVLHYKQIIEETEGMLNKLQSHIESEETRWQSQLQQKENEVANLRVELNNLQAKIISSEKIKQRVKELEDHVEQNRTEILLKTAQKPIGELDGHELATLEQLQEEKARLSQELEVECSKRATLDAEVTKLRSLVETSEASLVYEKSLVTQLQQEMSQLKNEICGGCSSSEQSMLNGPPTSDSLQSEGGSGKK
- the LOC140664008 gene encoding uncharacterized protein isoform X3, which gives rise to MDIQTGLVYVGVVIISAGIIAFISMYGIREKSYEEAIAEQRKLPDDLLSSKKDRNKEKKHKNKAGKKAKEKKEEKDDKDDKDERPEHVQFEETPQILPPEPPVQESNKSNKKKGKLEKIKPILINKDEPLVIVTELNPSQPPLAEANHFDLIHPKDDLELVRSQSRENLQQIIQTETVEKANKSPKDTPTKLKKNNKDIVKKKDENTNEKQDSNTHTNVFSNKEAMKEVKEQQKETPVKEVKEVIKEVAVQQLSNKEPKKTKRKNDILSQIDGDAVNVELLMMCIQKAELSRSEIQILTNQLLNKQQDNPLEHSEWTEGRADPVIKLKKQLAEKEKALADEHEASVAFQNKLKELRAELNSERSRLLSNIKQLEESLNNKITETQTLHTRMQHIFESHAAEKQGFSRQIEQLQTKVSEDSAIIHKLQEDQGQTQGHLQQELMAQRKQMEVQFAQMRENENALKTQLAQKHVEVQELQNELQATCESSTAEIEMLRQQLGIMQGQLMHSEGQLQHFKETSDRLQDVARQLEESHRTNADLDHRLKSAHRHEQELQKQANSLQAELNLVKSEANEAPTLKVELGKAQAELIKLKSELSVSVNEAKSEAAEITVLKTALNNKEDELKKSQDKLNAVLNDLQQSNAQVTRMESKLNSMQKEMEVTKIEFEQMERNFKEANNNAYTYQNEVQRIQETLASVQAELNNAHAEIKEANGTTSELKALQTEINRLQNNEKKATDAQFRIMTLQEENDRLHIELADMTEKQKELQQQHEQEKILKNILAVTTEPPHINSEEKALLESLKTELTHKKEELNKVNERIHLLENDANKHQRSISQLEEALEVQKSKNNELRTKNWKVMEALSAAESRAKSNDEKKIEETTQKVKEEQEEATKALLQRIFPEIKVSEKTHEQWLKVFEDKVGAILNELKQRNTDQAKPDLEKQNKNLQSMVLHYKQIIEETEGMLNKLQSHIESEETRWQSQLQQKENEVANLRVELNNLQAKIISSEKIKQRVKELEDHVEQNRTEILLKTAQKPIGELDGHELATLEQLQEEKARLSQELEVECSKRATLDAEVTKLRSLVETSEASLVYEKSLVTQLQQEMSQLKNEICGGCSSSEQSMLNGPPTSDSLQSEPPLVSEALIAALESTLLKNTEFANCSITKPVNLVSQSEQEIENSPFTTKYSSKSCHMTDHNTQANWNPLIGQQHKKHKKKRKGGSGKK